From a region of the Thermomonas sp. HDW16 genome:
- a CDS encoding dihydrolipoyl dehydrogenase: MSLREVDVAIIGGGTAGMSAYREVRKHTDSIALIEGGPFGTTCARVGCMPSKLLIAPAQARHQLSLLPAFGIHSDAGKVDSRAVMRRVREERDRFVGFVLDAVEGFDPAHIVRAHAAFEDPHTLVLTAAADGSTPSFNRIRAKRIIIASGSRPNIPDAFKAAGDRLVVNDDVFDWNDLPGSVAVFGTGVIGLELGQALHRLGVRVHVFGRGGRITGLSDPVVLAEAARIFTNELITHLDARELRIERDGDSVLVHSSDAAGEQHSERFDYLLAASGRAPNVDTLQLQHTGLELDARGVPLFDPQTMQAGGSHIFIAGDANAERPILHEAADEGLLAGRNAANYPTVHKHARRTPLGIMFTEPQVAYVGKSHEQLLADGADFAVGEVSFHDQGRSRVMLVNQGLLRVYGEAGSGLLLGAEMIGPDNEHLAHLLAWAIQSRMTVRQALDMPYYHPVIEEGLRTALRMLLEALGMGPHPPLNCIDCGPGG, translated from the coding sequence GTGAGCCTGCGCGAAGTCGATGTCGCCATCATCGGCGGCGGCACTGCCGGCATGTCGGCCTACCGCGAGGTGCGCAAGCACACCGATTCGATCGCGCTGATCGAAGGCGGGCCGTTCGGCACCACCTGCGCGCGGGTGGGCTGCATGCCGTCGAAACTGCTGATCGCGCCGGCGCAGGCGCGCCACCAGCTGTCGCTGCTGCCCGCATTCGGCATCCACAGCGATGCCGGCAAGGTCGATAGCCGCGCGGTCATGCGCCGTGTGCGCGAGGAACGCGACCGCTTCGTCGGTTTCGTGCTGGATGCGGTGGAAGGTTTCGATCCCGCTCATATCGTGCGTGCGCATGCGGCGTTCGAAGACCCGCACACGCTGGTACTCACGGCCGCCGCCGACGGCAGCACCCCGTCCTTCAATCGCATCCGTGCCAAGCGCATCATCATCGCCTCCGGCTCGCGTCCGAATATTCCGGACGCCTTCAAAGCCGCCGGCGACCGCCTGGTGGTGAATGACGATGTGTTCGACTGGAACGACCTGCCGGGTTCAGTGGCGGTGTTCGGCACGGGTGTGATCGGGCTGGAACTGGGCCAGGCGCTGCATCGGTTAGGCGTGCGCGTGCACGTGTTTGGCCGTGGCGGACGCATCACCGGCCTCAGCGATCCCGTGGTACTGGCGGAAGCCGCACGCATCTTCACCAACGAATTGATCACCCATCTCGATGCACGCGAACTGCGCATCGAACGCGATGGCGACAGCGTGCTGGTGCATTCCAGCGATGCCGCCGGCGAGCAACATAGCGAGCGTTTCGACTATCTATTGGCCGCCAGCGGACGCGCACCCAACGTCGACACCCTGCAACTGCAACACACCGGGCTTGAACTGGATGCGCGCGGCGTGCCGCTGTTCGATCCGCAAACCATGCAGGCCGGCGGCAGCCATATCTTCATCGCCGGCGATGCCAACGCCGAACGCCCGATCCTGCACGAAGCCGCCGACGAAGGACTGTTGGCGGGTCGCAATGCCGCCAACTATCCGACGGTGCACAAGCATGCCCGGCGCACGCCGCTGGGGATCATGTTCACCGAGCCGCAAGTGGCCTACGTCGGCAAGTCGCACGAGCAACTGCTGGCGGACGGCGCGGATTTCGCCGTGGGCGAAGTGTCGTTCCACGACCAGGGACGCTCACGGGTGATGCTGGTCAACCAAGGCCTGCTGCGTGTGTATGGTGAGGCCGGCAGCGGCCTGTTGCTGGGCGCGGAGATGATCGGCCCGGACAACGAGCACCTGGCGCACCTGCTGGCCTGGGCCATCCAGTCGCGCATGACTGTGCGACAAGCGCTGGACATGCCGTACTACCACCCGGTGATCGAGGAAGGCCTGCGCACCGCGTTGCGCATGTTGCTGGAAGCACTGGGCATGGGCCCGCATCCGCCGCTGAACTGCATCGATTGCGGGCCGGGCGGCTGA
- a CDS encoding malate dehydrogenase: MKAPVRVAVTGAAGQIGYALLFRIASGEMLGKDQPVILQMLELPLEKAQAALKGVMMELEDCAFPLLAGMVGTDDAEVAFKDADYALLVGARPRGPGMERKDLLLENAKIFTAQGAALNKVASRNVKVLVVGNPANTNAYIAMKSAPDLPAKNFTAMLRLDHNRALSQLANKAGVAVADIKKLVVWGNHSPTMYPDYRFATVDGQSLKDKINDADWNANTFIPQVGKRGAAIIEARGLSSAASAANAAIDHMRDWALGTNGEWATMGVPSDGSYGIPEGVIYGVPVICANGEYTRVEGLPVDDFSRAAMDKTLAELEEERAGVAHLL; the protein is encoded by the coding sequence ATGAAAGCCCCCGTCCGTGTTGCAGTCACCGGCGCCGCCGGCCAGATCGGTTACGCACTGCTGTTCCGCATCGCCTCCGGCGAAATGCTGGGCAAGGACCAGCCGGTCATCCTGCAGATGCTGGAATTGCCGCTTGAGAAGGCCCAGGCCGCGCTGAAGGGCGTGATGATGGAGCTGGAAGATTGCGCGTTCCCGCTGCTGGCAGGCATGGTCGGCACCGATGACGCCGAAGTCGCGTTCAAGGACGCCGATTACGCCCTGCTGGTCGGCGCGCGTCCGCGCGGCCCGGGCATGGAGCGCAAGGATCTCCTGCTTGAGAACGCCAAGATCTTCACCGCGCAGGGCGCGGCGTTGAACAAGGTCGCCAGCCGCAACGTGAAGGTGCTGGTGGTCGGCAATCCGGCCAATACCAATGCCTATATCGCGATGAAGTCCGCGCCCGACCTGCCGGCGAAGAACTTCACCGCCATGCTGCGCCTGGACCACAACCGCGCGCTGTCGCAGCTGGCCAACAAGGCCGGCGTGGCCGTGGCCGACATCAAGAAGCTGGTGGTGTGGGGCAACCACAGCCCGACCATGTACCCGGACTACCGCTTCGCCACCGTCGACGGCCAGTCGCTGAAGGACAAGATCAACGACGCCGACTGGAACGCCAATACCTTCATCCCGCAGGTCGGCAAGCGCGGCGCCGCGATCATCGAAGCGCGTGGCCTGTCGTCCGCCGCATCGGCCGCCAACGCCGCCATCGATCACATGCGCGATTGGGCGCTGGGCACGAACGGCGAGTGGGCGACGATGGGCGTGCCGTCCGATGGCAGCTACGGCATCCCGGAAGGCGTGATCTATGGCGTACCGGTGATCTGCGCCAATGGCGAATACACCCGCGTCGAAGGCCTGCCGGTCGACGACTTCAGCCGCGCGGCGATGGACAAGACTCTCGCCGAGTTGGAAGAAGAGCGCGCTGGCGTCGCCCACCTGCTGTAA
- a CDS encoding glutaredoxin domain-containing protein produces MRVTTVLWIAAVLAAGAISYGQVKPRLAGWLDDPPALHPDDPRMTTGDSSIVMLSAEWCGYCLKQRKAFEMANVRYHLLDVDTPEGDRAMQALQTGGVPVTIVGQDVIYGYQPEAVKTRLAPLGYRL; encoded by the coding sequence ATGCGCGTTACCACTGTCCTTTGGATCGCAGCCGTGCTCGCCGCTGGCGCGATCAGCTACGGCCAGGTGAAGCCGAGGCTCGCCGGGTGGCTCGACGACCCGCCAGCGCTCCATCCCGACGACCCGCGCATGACCACCGGCGACAGCAGCATCGTGATGCTGTCGGCCGAGTGGTGTGGCTACTGCCTCAAGCAGCGCAAGGCATTCGAGATGGCCAATGTGCGCTACCACCTGCTGGACGTGGACACGCCGGAAGGCGACCGCGCGATGCAGGCGCTGCAGACCGGCGGCGTGCCGGTCACCATCGTCGGCCAGGACGTCATCTACGGCTATCAACCCGAGGCGGTGAAGACGCGGTTGGCGCCGCTCGGCTATCGCCTTTGA
- a CDS encoding pyridoxal phosphate-dependent aminotransferase, which produces MPQLARRIGRAKPSAIMAVAEKAKRLKAEGRDIISFSIGVPNFLPAEHVYAAAREALAKDSGQYGSNRGSDALLDAFIEHMAKIGLTGYARVNCATGIGAKHVIYNLAEALLDEGDTIAFAVPYWTSYMDIAEIVNAKVDLLPCPASQDYKMTPTQLDAALAKKPKVFLFNNPSNPTGMVYTRDEIVALADVLVKYPDTWIITDDIYNRMLFDGLEYVNFVHVRPELRDRVIFIDSLSKTYGMPGWRVGFMAGPESVAQAVTVMNSNHITNIPEIVTAAAIAALSGPQDVPNEKNLEFQAKRDQVMAVMDAIPGVVCPRPQGAFYVFPDISCTFGKSHNGTRIENDVDFCNALLEAKGVACVPGSAFGEPRAMRISYTCPTPQLTPGLARIQEFFAELV; this is translated from the coding sequence ATGCCTCAACTCGCCCGGCGCATTGGCCGCGCCAAGCCCAGCGCCATCATGGCGGTCGCCGAAAAGGCCAAGCGCCTGAAGGCCGAAGGTCGCGACATCATCAGCTTCTCCATCGGCGTGCCGAACTTCCTGCCCGCCGAACACGTCTATGCCGCCGCGCGTGAAGCACTCGCGAAGGATAGTGGACAGTACGGCAGCAATCGCGGCAGCGACGCGTTGCTGGACGCATTCATCGAACACATGGCGAAGATCGGCCTGACCGGCTATGCGCGGGTGAATTGCGCCACCGGCATCGGCGCCAAGCACGTGATCTACAACCTGGCTGAGGCGTTGCTGGACGAGGGCGACACCATCGCCTTTGCGGTGCCGTACTGGACCAGCTACATGGACATCGCCGAAATCGTCAACGCCAAGGTGGACCTGCTGCCGTGCCCGGCCAGCCAGGACTACAAGATGACGCCGACCCAGCTCGACGCTGCGCTGGCGAAGAAGCCGAAGGTGTTCCTGTTCAACAATCCGTCGAACCCGACCGGCATGGTCTACACCCGCGATGAAATCGTCGCGCTGGCCGACGTGCTGGTGAAGTATCCGGACACCTGGATCATCACCGACGACATCTACAACCGCATGCTGTTCGACGGGCTGGAATACGTGAACTTCGTGCACGTGCGCCCGGAACTGCGCGACCGCGTGATCTTCATCGATTCGCTGTCCAAGACCTACGGCATGCCCGGTTGGCGCGTGGGCTTCATGGCCGGTCCGGAATCCGTGGCGCAGGCGGTGACGGTGATGAACTCCAACCACATCACCAACATCCCGGAGATCGTCACCGCGGCGGCCATCGCGGCACTCAGCGGCCCGCAGGACGTGCCGAACGAGAAGAACCTCGAATTCCAGGCCAAGCGCGACCAGGTGATGGCGGTGATGGATGCGATCCCCGGCGTGGTCTGCCCGCGGCCGCAGGGTGCGTTCTACGTGTTCCCGGACATCAGCTGCACCTTCGGCAAGTCGCACAACGGCACCAGGATCGAGAACGACGTCGATTTCTGCAATGCACTGCTGGAAGCCAAGGGCGTGGCCTGCGTGCCGGGTTCCGCGTTCGGCGAGCCGCGCGCGATGCGCATCAGCTACACCTGCCCGACGCCGCAACTTACACCGGGCCTGGCGCGCATCCAGGAATTCTTCGCCGAGCTGGTTTGA
- a CDS encoding M48 family metallopeptidase — protein sequence MMLFWTGALLRIRDEAELAFVLGHETGHFTAQHSLKQWRRMKDASAWLSAFQMVAYGAGAGGIAQLGMLAGYAAIFKYSRDMEREADRLGFDGVVEHGWAPSAGADLWARMWREEQTRKYDRPMPVFSTHPASQERLNDIKAEAAAIPNAPTDRGRDRYRAAVRPLLPKLLDEELGNRRYAGSILVIGELLADSPTEDKGLLTFYLGEAYRRRGLGDDKAKAATYYAQAVLLPGAPAAAWREHGFVQRSAGDAAGARASLQRYLQDAPNAEDRAFVQRELDKLGGAR from the coding sequence ATGATGCTGTTCTGGACCGGTGCCCTGCTGCGCATCCGCGACGAGGCCGAACTCGCCTTCGTGCTGGGCCATGAAACCGGCCACTTCACCGCCCAGCACTCGCTCAAGCAATGGCGACGGATGAAGGATGCCAGCGCCTGGCTGAGCGCCTTCCAGATGGTCGCCTATGGAGCAGGCGCAGGCGGCATCGCGCAGCTCGGGATGCTGGCCGGCTATGCGGCGATCTTCAAATACTCGCGCGACATGGAACGCGAGGCGGACAGATTGGGTTTCGATGGCGTGGTCGAACATGGTTGGGCGCCGTCCGCCGGCGCGGACTTGTGGGCACGGATGTGGCGCGAGGAACAGACCCGCAAGTACGATCGGCCGATGCCGGTCTTCTCCACCCATCCCGCCTCGCAAGAACGCTTGAACGACATCAAGGCCGAAGCCGCCGCCATCCCCAACGCACCCACGGACCGCGGCCGCGATCGCTACCGCGCCGCAGTGCGCCCGTTGTTGCCGAAATTGCTGGACGAGGAACTCGGCAATCGTCGCTATGCCGGTTCGATCCTTGTGATCGGCGAACTGCTGGCCGACTCGCCCACTGAAGACAAGGGCCTGCTCACCTTCTACTTGGGTGAGGCCTATCGCCGGCGCGGACTGGGCGACGACAAGGCGAAGGCGGCCACCTATTACGCGCAGGCCGTCTTGCTGCCGGGCGCGCCCGCGGCGGCATGGCGCGAGCATGGCTTCGTGCAGCGTTCCGCGGGCGATGCGGCAGGTGCGCGCGCCTCGCTGCAACGCTACCTGCAGGACGCGCCGAATGCGGAAGACCGCGCCTTCGTGCAACGCGAACTGGACAAACTCGGAGGTGCCCGATGA
- a CDS encoding peptidylprolyl isomerase: MSLIAIFDTDRGPIRVELAADKAPLTVANFVNLAKRGFYDGLNFHRVIPDFMIQGGCPEGSGRGGPGYRFEDEANNGLGHDRGVLSMANAGPNTNGSQFFITHVSTPWLNGKHTVFGKVIDGLDVVDAVKQGDAIKSVKIEGDTDAALAAKADRVAEWNKILAA; encoded by the coding sequence ATGTCCCTGATCGCCATCTTCGATACCGACCGCGGCCCGATCCGCGTCGAACTGGCCGCCGACAAGGCGCCGCTGACCGTCGCCAACTTCGTCAACCTGGCCAAGCGCGGCTTCTACGACGGCCTGAACTTCCACCGGGTGATCCCGGATTTCATGATCCAGGGCGGCTGCCCGGAAGGTTCCGGCCGTGGCGGCCCGGGCTACCGCTTCGAAGACGAGGCCAATAACGGCTTGGGCCACGACCGTGGCGTGCTGTCGATGGCCAATGCCGGTCCGAACACCAATGGCAGCCAGTTCTTCATCACCCACGTGTCCACCCCGTGGCTCAACGGCAAGCACACCGTGTTCGGCAAGGTCATCGACGGCCTGGACGTGGTGGATGCGGTGAAGCAGGGCGACGCGATCAAGTCGGTGAAGATCGAAGGCGATACCGACGCCGCGCTGGCGGCGAAGGCCGACCGCGTTGCGGAGTGGAACAAGATCCTCGCGGCCTGA
- the typA gene encoding translational GTPase TypA, producing MSIERLRNIAIVAHVDHGKTTLVDCLLKQSGTLNERTVLAERVMDSNDQEKERGITILAKNTAITWQGNRINIVDTPGHADFGGEVERVLSMVDSVLILVDAMDGPMPQTRFVTQKAFAMGFQPIVVVNKIDRPGARPDWVIDQVFDLFDKLGATNEQLDFPIVYASALHGFASLEDTVREGDMTPLYEAIMQHVPAPPVATDGPFQMRISQLDYNNFVGVIGIGRIQRGTLKKNMPVTVIDREGKKRQGKVLQVLGFMGLERIEQDSAEAGDIVAISGIQDLTISDTICAIDAPEQLPALTVDEPTISMTFQVNNSPFAGNKDLSGGKFLTSRQIKDRLERETVHNVALKVEQLEDADKFLVSGRGELHLSVLIENMRREGFELAVSRPEVIIKEIDGQLMEPIEQLVVDVEEIHQGGVMEKLGTRKGQLKNMESDGKGRVRLDYQIPARGLIGFQNEFRTLTQGSGLLFHVFDHYGPKETGQIAKRLNGVMIANAAGATPAYSLGPLQDRGKLFAAEGDNVYEGQLVGIHSKDNDLTVNAIKTKPLTNMRASGKDDAIQLTPAIKYTLEQALDFIDDDELVEITPKEIRLRKKQLTESDRKRASRSA from the coding sequence ATGTCCATTGAACGCCTCCGCAATATCGCCATCGTCGCCCACGTCGACCATGGCAAGACCACCCTCGTCGACTGCCTGCTCAAGCAATCCGGCACGCTCAACGAACGCACCGTACTGGCCGAGCGCGTGATGGACAGCAACGACCAGGAAAAGGAACGTGGCATCACCATCCTGGCCAAGAACACCGCCATCACCTGGCAGGGTAACCGCATCAACATCGTCGACACCCCGGGCCACGCCGACTTCGGCGGCGAGGTCGAGCGCGTGCTGTCGATGGTGGACTCCGTACTGATCCTGGTCGACGCGATGGACGGCCCGATGCCGCAGACCCGCTTCGTCACCCAGAAGGCGTTCGCGATGGGCTTTCAGCCGATCGTGGTGGTCAACAAGATCGACCGCCCCGGCGCCCGCCCGGACTGGGTGATCGACCAGGTGTTCGACCTGTTCGACAAGCTCGGCGCCACCAACGAGCAGCTGGATTTCCCGATCGTCTACGCCTCGGCGCTGCACGGTTTCGCCAGCCTGGAAGACACCGTGCGCGAAGGCGACATGACCCCGCTGTACGAAGCGATCATGCAGCACGTGCCGGCGCCGCCGGTGGCCACCGACGGCCCGTTCCAGATGCGCATCAGCCAGCTGGACTACAACAACTTCGTCGGCGTGATCGGCATCGGCCGTATCCAGCGCGGCACGTTGAAGAAGAACATGCCGGTCACCGTGATCGACCGCGAAGGCAAGAAGCGGCAGGGCAAGGTGCTGCAGGTGCTCGGCTTCATGGGCCTTGAGCGCATCGAACAGGACAGCGCGGAAGCCGGCGACATCGTCGCGATTTCCGGCATCCAGGACCTGACGATTTCCGACACCATCTGCGCGATCGATGCGCCGGAACAATTGCCGGCGCTGACCGTGGATGAGCCGACCATCAGCATGACCTTCCAGGTCAACAACTCGCCGTTCGCCGGCAACAAGGATCTTTCCGGCGGCAAGTTCCTGACCAGCCGCCAGATCAAGGATCGCCTTGAGCGCGAGACCGTGCACAACGTGGCGCTGAAGGTCGAGCAGCTGGAAGACGCCGACAAGTTCCTGGTCTCCGGCCGCGGCGAACTGCACCTGTCGGTGCTGATCGAGAACATGCGCCGCGAAGGTTTCGAGCTGGCGGTGTCGCGTCCCGAAGTGATCATCAAGGAAATCGACGGCCAGTTGATGGAGCCGATCGAACAGCTGGTGGTCGACGTGGAAGAAATCCACCAGGGCGGCGTGATGGAGAAGCTGGGCACCCGCAAGGGCCAGCTGAAGAACATGGAATCCGACGGCAAGGGCCGCGTGCGCCTGGACTACCAGATCCCGGCGCGTGGCCTGATCGGCTTCCAGAACGAGTTCCGCACCCTGACCCAGGGTTCGGGCCTGCTGTTCCACGTGTTCGACCATTACGGCCCGAAGGAAACCGGCCAGATCGCCAAGCGCCTCAACGGCGTGATGATCGCCAATGCCGCAGGTGCTACCCCGGCCTATTCGTTGGGCCCGCTGCAGGATCGCGGCAAGCTGTTCGCCGCCGAAGGCGACAACGTGTATGAAGGCCAGCTGGTCGGCATCCACAGCAAGGACAACGACCTAACGGTCAACGCGATCAAGACCAAGCCGCTGACCAATATGCGCGCTTCGGGCAAGGACGATGCGATCCAGCTGACCCCGGCGATCAAGTACACGCTGGAACAGGCGCTGGACTTCATCGACGACGACGAGCTGGTCGAGATCACCCCGAAGGAAATCCGCCTGCGCAAGAAGCAGCTGACCGAAAGCGACCGCAAGCGCGCCAGCCGTTCGGCATAA
- the thpR gene encoding RNA 2',3'-cyclic phosphodiesterase, producing the protein MSVFLGWMPGAATQAALADLQHRIRAALPADAPRHDWRTPAQWHMTLRYLGESIDDARRMRIDDALQVLASRTQAIDAILAGAQYWPHARVLVAKVEATEALKALLKQLEMAMQGCGFAKERTQTAHITLAYLPRGAQPPTLPDMAIPASPLRVDRIELLQTVPAGYMSLASWPFAPGTTPA; encoded by the coding sequence GTGAGTGTGTTCCTCGGCTGGATGCCAGGCGCGGCAACGCAGGCCGCGCTGGCAGACCTGCAACACCGCATCCGCGCGGCCTTGCCCGCGGATGCGCCGCGCCACGACTGGCGCACGCCCGCGCAGTGGCACATGACCCTGCGTTATCTGGGCGAATCCATCGACGATGCGCGACGCATGCGCATCGACGACGCGTTGCAAGTCCTCGCATCACGAACACAGGCGATCGACGCCATATTGGCCGGCGCGCAGTACTGGCCGCATGCGCGGGTACTCGTCGCCAAGGTCGAAGCGACAGAAGCGCTGAAGGCGTTGCTCAAGCAACTCGAAATGGCGATGCAAGGTTGCGGCTTCGCCAAGGAACGCACGCAAACTGCGCACATCACCCTCGCCTACCTGCCGCGCGGCGCACAGCCGCCGACATTGCCGGACATGGCAATACCGGCATCACCACTGCGCGTCGACCGCATCGAGCTCTTGCAGACCGTCCCCGCTGGCTACATGTCACTGGCATCATGGCCCTTCGCGCCAGGGACGACGCCGGCATGA
- a CDS encoding DUF2127 domain-containing protein has protein sequence MSEQQKHYNPDPHAHPGLHIIAIVEAVKGSLALLAASGLELIGPAPLQRWVHELIAHFQLDPSHGAAAWLAQAINPGSVHLAAAVAALYGIVHLIEGWGLWRAKAWASWLGCIAAALYLPFDIYAFATHRHWLEAVVVAINLLVVWVLARDLMVRRR, from the coding sequence ATGAGCGAGCAGCAGAAACACTACAACCCGGATCCGCACGCGCACCCCGGCCTGCACATCATCGCCATCGTCGAGGCGGTGAAGGGCTCGCTGGCGCTGCTCGCCGCCAGTGGGCTGGAGCTGATCGGCCCGGCACCGCTGCAACGCTGGGTGCACGAACTGATCGCGCACTTCCAATTGGATCCGAGCCACGGCGCGGCGGCGTGGCTCGCGCAGGCGATCAATCCCGGCTCGGTGCATCTCGCGGCCGCGGTGGCCGCGCTGTACGGCATCGTCCACCTGATCGAAGGCTGGGGCCTGTGGCGTGCGAAGGCCTGGGCCTCATGGCTGGGCTGCATCGCAGCCGCGCTGTACCTACCCTTCGACATCTACGCCTTCGCCACCCATCGTCACTGGCTTGAAGCAGTGGTGGTGGCGATCAACCTGCTGGTGGTGTGGGTGCTGGCGCGCGACCTGATGGTGCGCCGCCGCTGA
- a CDS encoding amidase — MRRLTLSLAISLALLVGCKQASNASVDTPTAATAPSAFAYEEASIASLQQQMAAGSLTSHALTQAYLDRIAAIDDAGPTLNAVIETNPDALKEADALDAERKAGKLRGPLHGIPILLKDNIDATPMVNSAGSLALANHRPKSDAFLVAKLREAGAVIIGKTNLSEWANIRSTRSTSGWSARGGQTKNPYALDRNPCGSSAGTGTAIAANLSTVGIGTETDGSIICPSAVAGLVGIKPTVGLVSRSGIIPISHSQDTAGPMARSVADAAAVLTAIAAADVADTATQERAARSAIDYTTHLKPDALKGARIGVLRKAMGYQPDVDAAFERAAAALKAAGATVVDAEIPTAGQWDADELEVLLYELKADLNAYLASSGAPVKTLADVIVFNKQNADTEMRYFAQELFEQAQAKGPLTDKAYRDARDKARRLAGPQGIDAALKKQDLDALVAPSMSPAWLTDPINGDHFTGAGYGAAAVARYPSITVPMGDSHGLPLGITFMGTAWSEARLVELAYSYEQASKARKPPQFLPSVELAETK; from the coding sequence ATGCGCCGCCTGACCCTTTCGCTCGCCATCTCGCTGGCCTTGCTCGTTGGTTGCAAGCAAGCGTCGAATGCATCCGTCGACACGCCAACTGCCGCCACTGCCCCGTCTGCGTTCGCCTACGAAGAAGCCAGCATCGCTTCGCTGCAACAGCAGATGGCGGCGGGCTCGCTGACCAGCCATGCACTCACCCAGGCCTACCTCGACCGCATCGCCGCCATCGACGATGCCGGCCCGACACTCAATGCCGTCATCGAAACCAATCCCGATGCCTTGAAGGAGGCCGACGCACTGGATGCCGAGCGCAAGGCGGGCAAGTTGCGCGGGCCTCTGCACGGCATCCCGATTCTGCTGAAGGACAATATCGACGCCACGCCGATGGTCAATTCCGCCGGCTCGCTTGCACTCGCGAACCATCGACCGAAGTCCGATGCCTTCCTCGTCGCGAAACTGCGTGAAGCCGGCGCAGTCATCATCGGCAAGACCAACCTCAGCGAGTGGGCCAATATCCGCTCGACCCGTTCGACTTCCGGCTGGAGCGCACGCGGCGGGCAAACCAAAAATCCGTACGCGCTCGACCGCAACCCCTGCGGCTCCAGCGCGGGCACCGGTACCGCGATCGCCGCCAACTTGTCCACGGTCGGCATCGGCACCGAGACCGACGGCAGCATCATCTGTCCATCCGCCGTCGCCGGATTAGTCGGCATCAAGCCAACCGTCGGCCTGGTTAGCCGCAGCGGCATCATCCCGATCTCGCATTCGCAGGACACCGCCGGGCCGATGGCGCGCAGCGTGGCCGATGCGGCCGCGGTGCTGACCGCGATTGCTGCTGCCGATGTTGCGGATACGGCAACGCAGGAACGTGCGGCTCGCAGCGCCATCGACTACACCACGCATTTAAAGCCCGATGCACTGAAGGGTGCGCGCATCGGCGTGCTGCGCAAGGCAATGGGTTACCAACCGGATGTGGATGCCGCGTTCGAACGCGCGGCGGCTGCGCTCAAGGCCGCCGGTGCCACCGTAGTCGATGCCGAAATCCCCACCGCCGGGCAATGGGATGCGGACGAACTGGAAGTACTGCTGTACGAACTCAAGGCCGACCTCAATGCCTACTTGGCCAGCAGTGGCGCACCGGTGAAGACACTGGCCGACGTCATCGTCTTCAACAAGCAGAATGCCGATACCGAGATGCGTTATTTCGCGCAGGAACTGTTCGAACAGGCGCAGGCGAAAGGCCCGCTGACCGACAAAGCGTACCGCGATGCACGCGACAAGGCGCGCAGGCTTGCCGGCCCGCAAGGGATCGATGCCGCACTGAAGAAGCAGGACCTGGATGCGTTGGTAGCACCATCGATGTCACCGGCGTGGCTGACCGATCCGATCAATGGCGACCACTTCACCGGCGCGGGCTATGGCGCGGCGGCAGTGGCGCGCTATCCCAGCATCACCGTGCCGATGGGCGACAGCCACGGCCTGCCGCTCGGCATCACCTTCATGGGCACTGCGTGGAGCGAAGCGCGACTTGTCGAGTTGGCCTATTCGTACGAACAAGCCAGCAAAGCGCGCAAGCCGCCGCAGTTCCTGCCCAGCGTGGAACTCGCGGAAACGAAATAA